A single region of the Salicibibacter cibi genome encodes:
- the rpsS gene encoding 30S ribosomal protein S19, which yields MGRSLKKGPFVDNHLMKKVEAMDENNKRVIKTWSRRSTIFPNFVGHTIAVHDGRKHVPVFIQEDMVGHKLGEFAPTRTYRGHDKDDKRTRRR from the coding sequence ATGGGACGCAGTTTGAAAAAAGGACCATTTGTAGATAATCATCTAATGAAAAAGGTCGAAGCTATGGATGAGAATAACAAACGTGTGATTAAAACATGGTCACGTCGCTCCACGATATTCCCTAATTTTGTTGGACATACCATTGCTGTCCATGACGGACGCAAGCATGTGCCTGTTTTCATCCAGGAAGACATGGTCGGTCATAAACTTGGCGAATTTGCCCCAACACGAACGTATCGGGGACACGACAAGGACGACAAAAGAACGAGACGACGTTAA
- the rplV gene encoding 50S ribosomal protein L22 — protein MEAKAVAKQVRVAPRKARMVVDLVRGKDVGEAISILRHTTRGVSPTVEKVLKSAIANAEHNYEMEPEDLVISKAYVDEGVTLKRFRPRAMGRASRINKRTSHITIIVSEKEEG, from the coding sequence ATGGAGGCTAAAGCAGTTGCGAAGCAAGTTCGTGTCGCTCCTCGAAAAGCACGGATGGTCGTTGATCTCGTGCGCGGCAAAGACGTCGGAGAAGCCATTTCCATACTACGGCATACAACGAGAGGCGTGTCGCCAACTGTGGAGAAGGTATTAAAATCCGCGATTGCCAATGCGGAGCACAACTATGAAATGGAACCGGAAGATTTAGTGATCAGCAAAGCTTACGTGGATGAAGGTGTCACCTTGAAACGTTTTCGCCCGCGGGCAATGGGACGTGCATCCAGGATCAATAAACGAACAAGTCACATCACAATCATTGTTTCAGAAAAGGAGGAAGGATAA
- the rpsC gene encoding 30S ribosomal protein S3 yields the protein MGQKVNPIGFRIGVIRDWESKWYAEKEYATLLHEDVKIREYIETRLKDASISTIEIERAANRVNINIHTAKPGMVIGKGGSEVEALRKNLNALTGKRVHINISEIKQADLDAKLVAENIARQLENRVSFRRAMKQSIQRTMRAGAKGIRTEANGRLGGADMARSESYNEGTVPLHTLRADIDFGTAEADTTYGKIGVKIWIYRGEVLPTKGDRTDEGGD from the coding sequence GTGGGTCAAAAAGTTAATCCCATAGGTTTTCGGATTGGCGTAATCCGTGACTGGGAATCAAAATGGTACGCAGAAAAAGAATACGCGACGTTGTTGCACGAAGACGTAAAAATTCGCGAGTATATTGAAACGCGTCTCAAAGATGCTTCCATATCGACAATTGAAATTGAACGGGCAGCAAATCGGGTGAATATTAATATTCACACAGCTAAGCCCGGCATGGTGATCGGTAAAGGCGGTTCCGAAGTTGAGGCATTACGAAAAAACTTAAATGCTCTCACCGGTAAACGTGTGCACATCAACATTTCTGAAATTAAGCAAGCAGATTTGGATGCGAAGCTCGTCGCTGAAAACATCGCTCGCCAGTTGGAAAATCGCGTATCTTTTCGCCGTGCAATGAAACAATCGATCCAGCGTACAATGCGTGCCGGAGCAAAAGGGATTCGCACAGAAGCAAACGGACGTCTCGGTGGTGCGGACATGGCACGTTCCGAGAGCTATAATGAAGGAACTGTACCATTGCATACGTTGCGAGCGGACATTGATTTTGGCACAGCAGAAGCAGACACCACATACGGGAAGATTGGTGTAAAAATATGGATATACCGTGGAGAGGTTCTTCCCACGAAAGGTGACCGTACAGACGAAGGAGGCGACTAA
- the rplP gene encoding 50S ribosomal protein L16: MLMPKRVKYRRQMRGRMRGRAKGGTEITFGEYGLQALEASWVSNRQIEAARIAMTRYMKRGGKVWIKIFPDKPYTAKPLEVRMGSGKGAPEGWVAVVKPGRIMFEIAGVNEEVAREALRLASHKLPIKCKFVKREEMGGEANEG, from the coding sequence ATGTTAATGCCTAAACGCGTGAAATACCGTCGTCAAATGCGTGGCCGTATGAGAGGTCGTGCTAAAGGCGGCACGGAAATCACATTTGGTGAGTATGGCCTGCAGGCCCTGGAAGCATCCTGGGTTTCAAACCGACAGATTGAAGCCGCTCGTATCGCAATGACTCGTTACATGAAACGTGGCGGTAAAGTTTGGATCAAAATTTTCCCCGATAAACCTTATACTGCAAAACCGTTGGAAGTCCGCATGGGCTCCGGGAAAGGTGCGCCGGAAGGTTGGGTAGCCGTTGTCAAACCCGGCAGAATTATGTTTGAAATTGCAGGTGTCAATGAAGAAGTGGCACGAGAAGCATTGCGTCTTGCATCCCACAAGCTTCCGATCAAATGCAAATTTGTGAAACGTGAAGAAATGGGTGGTGAGGCAAATGAAGGCTAA
- the rpmC gene encoding 50S ribosomal protein L29, with protein sequence MKAKEIREMTTTEIEQETKSLKEELFNLRFQLATGQLDNPARIRNVRKAIARANTVLRERELGINRG encoded by the coding sequence ATGAAGGCTAAAGAAATTCGGGAAATGACCACGACGGAAATCGAGCAAGAAACGAAATCATTAAAAGAAGAACTGTTCAACCTTCGCTTTCAACTGGCAACCGGTCAGTTGGATAACCCCGCCCGCATCCGCAATGTTCGTAAAGCAATCGCCCGTGCCAATACCGTTTTGAGGGAAAGAGAACTTGGCATAAACCGAGGGTAA
- the rpsQ gene encoding 30S ribosomal protein S17, translating to MSERNDRKVRIGRVVSDKMDKTITVVVETYKRDKLYGKRVRSSKKFKVHDEKNEAKVGDTVRIMETRPLSKDKYFRLVEIVEESVII from the coding sequence ATGAGTGAACGTAATGATCGAAAAGTACGGATCGGTCGCGTTGTTTCCGATAAGATGGATAAAACGATCACCGTTGTCGTTGAAACGTATAAACGAGATAAGCTATACGGCAAACGCGTCCGTTCTTCAAAGAAATTTAAAGTACATGACGAAAAGAATGAAGCGAAAGTAGGCGACACCGTTAGAATAATGGAGACACGTCCGTTGTCCAAAGATAAATACTTCCGCCTCGTTGAAATCGTCGAAGAATCAGTGATTATTTAA
- the rplN gene encoding 50S ribosomal protein L14, with protein sequence MIQQESRLKVADNSGAREVQCIKVLGGTGRKTANIGDMIVCSVKNATPGGVVKKNEVVRAVIVRSRSGVRRTDGSYIRFDENAAVVIRDDKSPRGTRIFGPVARELRDSQYMKIISLAPEVL encoded by the coding sequence ATGATCCAGCAAGAGTCGAGGCTAAAAGTTGCCGATAACTCAGGTGCACGGGAAGTGCAATGCATTAAAGTGCTCGGGGGTACTGGGCGAAAAACCGCAAACATCGGCGACATGATTGTCTGTTCCGTCAAAAATGCAACGCCAGGAGGCGTTGTCAAGAAAAACGAAGTTGTGCGCGCGGTCATCGTTCGTTCCCGCAGTGGTGTAAGACGGACGGACGGCTCGTATATCCGATTCGATGAAAACGCAGCGGTCGTGATCCGTGATGACAAGAGCCCAAGAGGCACGCGAATATTTGGACCGGTTGCGCGTGAATTGCGCGATAGCCAGTACATGAAAATTATATCGTTAGCACCGGAAGTGCTTTAA
- the rplX gene encoding 50S ribosomal protein L24, with the protein MHVKTGDKVKVITGKDKGMEGEIIGAYPSRERVLVQGVNTVTKHMKPSQDNPQGGIEDMEAPIHVSNVMLIDPKSGEPTRVGYKTEDGKKVRIAKKTGEVID; encoded by the coding sequence TTGCATGTGAAAACAGGCGATAAAGTTAAAGTGATTACCGGGAAAGACAAAGGGATGGAAGGTGAGATCATCGGAGCTTATCCCAGCCGTGAACGTGTCCTTGTTCAAGGTGTCAATACGGTGACCAAACACATGAAACCTTCACAGGATAACCCGCAAGGGGGCATCGAAGATATGGAAGCGCCTATCCATGTATCAAACGTGATGCTCATTGATCCGAAAAGCGGTGAACCTACCCGGGTCGGTTATAAAACCGAAGACGGCAAAAAGGTACGCATTGCAAAAAAAACCGGAGAGGTTATTGATTAG
- the rplE gene encoding 50S ribosomal protein L5 has translation MNALKERYKDEIMPRLHDQFNYPSIMAVPKIEKIVINMGVGEAVSNPKTLDNAMEELALITGQKPIVTRAKRSIAGFKLREGNPIGTKVTLRGTRMYDFLEKLIHVSLPRVRDFRGISGKAFDGRGNYTLGVREQLIFPEIEYDKIDKVRGMDIVIVTSAETDEEAKELLTQVGMPFQR, from the coding sequence ATGAACGCTTTAAAAGAACGTTATAAAGACGAAATTATGCCCCGCTTACACGACCAATTCAATTATCCATCGATCATGGCAGTTCCGAAGATCGAAAAAATTGTGATCAACATGGGCGTGGGCGAAGCTGTATCCAATCCGAAGACCTTGGATAATGCCATGGAAGAACTCGCTTTAATCACAGGGCAAAAACCGATCGTAACAAGAGCGAAACGGTCGATTGCGGGATTTAAACTGCGAGAGGGGAACCCGATCGGTACGAAAGTGACCCTTCGCGGAACACGCATGTATGACTTTCTGGAAAAGTTGATTCACGTATCTTTGCCTCGTGTTCGCGACTTTCGCGGGATTTCAGGAAAAGCATTCGACGGCCGCGGAAATTACACGCTCGGTGTAAGGGAACAGTTGATTTTTCCGGAAATTGAATATGACAAGATTGACAAAGTCCGCGGAATGGACATTGTGATTGTAACGAGCGCCGAAACGGATGAGGAAGCGAAAGAATTGCTTACTCAAGTGGGCATGCCTTTTCAACGATAA
- a CDS encoding type Z 30S ribosomal protein S14: protein MARKAMVEKQKKPQKYKVREYTRCERCGRPNAVYQKFKLCRICFRDLAYKGQIPGVKKASW from the coding sequence TTGGCTCGAAAAGCGATGGTCGAAAAGCAAAAAAAACCTCAAAAATATAAGGTTCGCGAATACACCCGTTGTGAACGATGTGGACGGCCGAACGCTGTATATCAAAAGTTTAAGCTTTGCCGGATTTGTTTCCGTGATCTTGCGTATAAAGGACAGATCCCCGGTGTGAAAAAAGCAAGCTGGTAA
- the rpsH gene encoding 30S ribosomal protein S8: MVMTDPIADMLTRIRNANTVRHDKLELPASNLKKEIAQILKREGYVRDVEFVDDKKQGVIRIFLKYGQGNERVISGLKKISKPGLRVYAGSDEVPRVLNGLGIAVISTSSGIVTDKEARKQNIGGEVLAYVW; encoded by the coding sequence ATGGTTATGACAGATCCGATTGCCGACATGCTTACGAGAATTCGCAACGCTAATACCGTTCGTCATGATAAGCTGGAATTGCCGGCATCAAACTTAAAAAAAGAGATTGCGCAAATCCTTAAACGTGAAGGGTATGTACGCGATGTTGAATTCGTGGACGATAAAAAGCAAGGGGTTATCCGTATTTTTCTTAAATATGGGCAAGGAAATGAACGAGTTATCTCCGGACTAAAAAAGATCAGCAAACCGGGATTGCGCGTATATGCCGGTTCCGATGAAGTTCCCCGCGTGTTGAACGGATTGGGCATCGCGGTTATTTCGACTTCATCAGGAATTGTTACAGACAAAGAAGCCCGCAAACAAAACATTGGTGGAGAAGTACTCGCCTACGTATGGTAA
- the rplF gene encoding 50S ribosomal protein L6 yields MSRIGVLPLEVPDSVTLTVDDGHVTVKGPKGELSRQFNSGIVITHEEGVVTTKRPSDHKDHRSMHGTTRSLIANMVKGVTDGFEKSLDLVGVGYRASKSGNKLVLNVGYSHPVEMEEPEGIEFEVPSNTRVLVKGIDKQLVGAVASDIRSVRKPEPYKGKGIRYTDETVRSKVGKTGK; encoded by the coding sequence ATGTCACGTATCGGTGTGCTACCATTAGAAGTACCGGATAGTGTAACGCTTACGGTCGACGACGGACATGTAACGGTGAAAGGGCCAAAGGGGGAATTGTCCCGTCAGTTTAATTCTGGCATCGTGATCACTCATGAAGAAGGGGTCGTTACGACTAAACGTCCATCTGATCATAAAGACCACCGTTCCATGCACGGAACGACAAGAAGCCTCATTGCAAACATGGTGAAAGGTGTTACGGACGGTTTCGAAAAAAGCCTTGACCTTGTCGGTGTTGGTTACCGTGCATCAAAATCGGGCAACAAGCTCGTACTAAACGTTGGCTATTCACATCCGGTTGAAATGGAAGAACCGGAAGGCATTGAATTTGAAGTGCCATCTAATACAAGAGTGCTTGTTAAAGGAATCGATAAACAATTGGTTGGAGCCGTCGCTTCGGATATTCGTTCCGTTCGCAAGCCGGAACCCTATAAAGGAAAAGGGATTCGCTATACGGATGAAACGGTGCGAAGCAAAGTTGGAAAAACAGGCAAATAA
- the rplR gene encoding 50S ribosomal protein L18 — protein sequence MVAKTNKQTARKQRHNRIRKKLSGTSERPRLNVFRSSSHIYAQLIDDIKGETLAAASTLDPEFKQENGGNVNAAKDVGALVAKRAREKGYEDVIFDRGGYIYHGRVAALADAARAEGLKF from the coding sequence ATGGTGGCAAAAACTAATAAGCAGACGGCGCGCAAACAGCGTCATAACCGAATACGAAAAAAGTTAAGCGGAACTTCGGAACGCCCGCGCTTAAATGTTTTTCGTTCTTCAAGTCATATCTATGCCCAACTTATCGATGATATAAAGGGTGAAACGTTGGCAGCCGCGTCTACGTTGGATCCTGAATTCAAACAGGAAAATGGCGGAAACGTGAATGCTGCTAAAGATGTGGGGGCGCTTGTTGCAAAGCGCGCGCGTGAAAAGGGATATGAAGATGTCATTTTTGACCGTGGAGGCTATATCTATCATGGACGTGTAGCGGCACTGGCTGATGCTGCTCGTGCGGAAGGCCTGAAATTTTAA
- the rpmD gene encoding 50S ribosomal protein L30, which produces MENKLEITLIRSLIGRPEDQRVTVRTLGLRKVNHSVIQKDDPAIRGMVNKVSHLVNVKEISG; this is translated from the coding sequence GTGGAAAATAAACTGGAAATCACCCTCATCCGCAGTCTGATTGGCAGACCGGAAGACCAGCGTGTAACGGTACGGACACTGGGACTGCGCAAAGTAAACCACTCGGTGATCCAAAAGGACGATCCTGCCATTCGCGGAATGGTTAACAAAGTATCCCACCTTGTAAATGTAAAAGAAATCAGCGGTTAA
- the rplO gene encoding 50S ribosomal protein L15 gives MKLHDLRPKEGARKKGIRPGRGYGSKRSNTAGRGEHGQKSRSGGNVRPGFEGGQNPIYKRLPKRGFTNPTRKAYTVVNIETLNRFEDGTEVTPKLLIETGTVKKENDGIKILGNGQLETKLTVKANKFSASAVKAIEAAGGRTEVV, from the coding sequence ATGAAGTTGCACGATCTAAGACCAAAAGAAGGTGCTCGCAAAAAAGGGATCCGTCCCGGACGAGGGTATGGGTCAAAGCGCAGCAACACCGCCGGCCGAGGAGAACACGGTCAAAAATCTCGTTCAGGGGGGAATGTACGGCCGGGTTTCGAAGGCGGGCAAAACCCGATCTACAAACGGTTGCCTAAACGCGGATTTACAAATCCAACTCGGAAGGCGTATACCGTTGTTAATATTGAAACCCTCAATCGTTTTGAAGATGGAACGGAAGTTACGCCGAAGTTGCTCATCGAGACCGGCACCGTCAAAAAAGAAAATGATGGCATTAAAATCCTTGGGAATGGTCAATTGGAGACAAAACTGACAGTGAAAGCCAATAAATTTTCTGCCTCTGCAGTTAAGGCAATTGAAGCAGCCGGCGGTCGAACCGAGGTGGTTTAA
- a CDS encoding adenylate kinase has protein sequence MDLILMGLPGVGKGTQAGTISEEYRIPHISTGDMFRAAIKNETELGIKAKRYLDEGELVPDEVTIGIVRERLGEDDCAKGFLLDGFPRTIPQAEALQDILTDLNRSLDFVINIEVPKETLIKRLAGRRVSPSSGETYHVDYNPPKVEGICDVDGSKLIQRDDDKPEMVKKRLEVNIEQTQPLIDFYSQKGYLRNIDGNQEIDEVHGDIAQLLEGLQHA, from the coding sequence ATGGATTTAATTTTAATGGGACTTCCGGGTGTCGGGAAAGGAACACAAGCGGGTACGATCAGTGAAGAGTACCGGATTCCCCATATATCAACAGGGGATATGTTCCGGGCGGCAATCAAAAACGAAACCGAACTCGGCATAAAAGCAAAGCGCTACCTTGACGAGGGGGAACTTGTGCCTGATGAGGTGACAATTGGAATCGTTCGGGAACGATTGGGTGAAGATGATTGCGCAAAAGGATTTTTGCTTGACGGATTTCCGCGCACAATCCCTCAAGCGGAGGCGCTACAGGACATTCTTACTGATCTTAACCGTTCGCTCGATTTTGTCATTAACATTGAAGTCCCTAAGGAAACGTTGATCAAACGTTTGGCAGGTCGTCGTGTCTCCCCTTCTTCCGGTGAAACGTACCACGTGGATTACAATCCGCCAAAAGTGGAAGGGATCTGTGATGTGGACGGCAGCAAGCTCATCCAACGTGATGATGACAAACCGGAAATGGTCAAAAAACGCCTGGAAGTGAACATTGAACAAACGCAACCGCTGATTGATTTTTATAGCCAAAAAGGTTATCTCCGCAATATCGATGGGAACCAAGAGATTGATGAGGTGCACGGGGATATTGCTCAATTATTGGAAGGTTTGCAGCATGCATGA
- the map gene encoding type I methionyl aminopeptidase: MIIRKTDRELKIMRYAGKIVALTHEELQRHIKPGITTAELDQIADHFIQSYDAVPSFKGYHGFTGSICTSVNDELVHGVPGNRVLKNGDIISIDIGAKIHGYHGDSAWTYPVGVITAETEQLLEVTRNALYKGLAEAKPKERLSNVSHAIQTFVEKHGFSVVREYVGHGVGQDLHEDPQIPHFGPPGKGVRLKPGMVLAVEPMINMGERYVHTLDDNWTVVTTDGKNCAHFEHTIAITDAGYEILTQT, from the coding sequence ATGATTATTCGTAAAACCGATCGGGAATTAAAAATTATGCGGTACGCCGGAAAAATAGTGGCGTTGACCCATGAAGAACTTCAACGTCATATTAAGCCGGGGATTACAACCGCTGAACTTGACCAAATCGCAGATCATTTTATACAATCGTATGATGCCGTTCCTTCATTTAAAGGTTATCATGGATTTACCGGGAGTATTTGTACTTCCGTAAATGATGAACTTGTTCACGGTGTACCGGGAAACAGAGTGTTAAAAAACGGCGATATCATTTCCATTGATATTGGAGCGAAGATTCACGGATACCATGGTGATTCTGCGTGGACGTATCCTGTTGGTGTAATAACAGCCGAAACGGAGCAACTCTTGGAAGTGACCCGGAATGCTTTATACAAGGGGCTTGCGGAAGCAAAACCGAAAGAAAGACTCTCTAATGTCTCTCATGCGATACAGACATTCGTGGAGAAACATGGGTTCTCGGTTGTCAGGGAGTATGTAGGTCATGGTGTTGGTCAAGACTTGCATGAAGACCCGCAAATCCCTCATTTCGGCCCCCCTGGAAAAGGAGTCCGTTTGAAACCGGGGATGGTGCTTGCCGTTGAACCGATGATAAATATGGGCGAACGTTATGTCCATACTTTGGATGACAATTGGACAGTGGTCACAACGGATGGGAAAAACTGCGCACATTTTGAACACACGATTGCAATTACGGATGCAGGATATGAAATTTTGACACAAACTTGA
- the infA gene encoding translation initiation factor IF-1: MAKDDAIEVEGTVIEPLPNAMFRVELENGHRILAHVSGKIRMHFIRILPGDKVTVELSPYDLSRGRITYRYK; the protein is encoded by the coding sequence ATGGCCAAAGATGATGCGATTGAAGTGGAAGGCACTGTTATCGAGCCTTTGCCAAACGCCATGTTCAGAGTGGAACTGGAGAATGGTCATCGAATACTCGCGCATGTTTCCGGCAAGATCCGCATGCACTTTATCCGTATTTTACCCGGCGATAAGGTTACTGTGGAACTTTCCCCATATGACCTTTCCCGTGGTCGAATTACGTATCGATACAAATAA
- the rpmJ gene encoding 50S ribosomal protein L36, with protein MKVRASVKPMCERCKIVRREGTVMVICSNPKHKQKQG; from the coding sequence ATGAAGGTCAGAGCTTCCGTAAAACCGATGTGTGAACGATGTAAAATCGTTCGCCGCGAAGGTACAGTAATGGTGATATGTTCAAACCCGAAGCATAAACAAAAACAAGGTTAA
- the rpsM gene encoding 30S ribosomal protein S13 yields MARISGVDVPRDKRIVISLTYVYGVGKSRAQSILQEADVPMDTRVRDLTDEELGRIRTAVGNYTVEGDLRREKSLNIKRLIEIGSYRGIRHRRGLPARGQSTKNNSRTAKGPRKTIANKKK; encoded by the coding sequence ATGGCACGAATTTCAGGAGTTGACGTTCCTCGTGACAAACGGATCGTTATTTCACTCACGTACGTTTACGGGGTTGGAAAAAGCCGTGCGCAAAGTATTCTTCAGGAAGCGGACGTACCGATGGATACTCGGGTTCGCGATCTTACGGATGAAGAACTGGGGCGCATCCGAACCGCTGTCGGAAACTACACGGTAGAAGGGGATCTTCGCAGGGAAAAGTCTCTTAACATTAAACGTTTAATCGAAATTGGTTCCTATCGTGGTATCCGTCATCGTCGCGGCCTTCCTGCCCGTGGACAAAGTACGAAAAATAATTCCAGAACCGCGAAAGGTCCTCGGAAGACGATCGCGAATAAGAAGAAGTAA
- the rpsK gene encoding 30S ribosomal protein S11 translates to MAKPKTTSRKKRQRKHVDSGVAHIRSTFNNTIVTITDTQGNALAWASAGNLGFKGSRKSTPFAAQMAAETAAKGAMDHGMKNVEVAVKGPGAGREAAIRSLQATGLEVNVIRDVTPVPHNGCRPPKRRRV, encoded by the coding sequence ATGGCTAAACCGAAAACAACATCCCGCAAAAAGCGTCAACGTAAGCATGTGGATTCAGGAGTTGCCCATATTCGTTCCACATTTAACAATACCATCGTGACGATTACGGATACGCAAGGAAATGCATTGGCATGGGCAAGTGCTGGCAACCTTGGCTTTAAAGGATCACGTAAATCCACCCCTTTCGCTGCTCAAATGGCAGCTGAAACAGCTGCTAAGGGAGCGATGGATCATGGTATGAAAAATGTGGAAGTTGCCGTAAAAGGACCGGGTGCCGGCCGTGAAGCAGCTATTCGTTCACTGCAAGCAACCGGGCTTGAAGTGAATGTTATCCGTGATGTTACACCTGTTCCCCATAACGGTTGCCGCCCTCCAAAACGTCGCAGAGTATAA